One genomic segment of Patescibacteria group bacterium includes these proteins:
- a CDS encoding peptidoglycan bridge formation glycyltransferase FemA/FemB family protein, with protein sequence MLIREVLETEKDDYDRQVNHPLQSWAWGDFRQKTGVKVIRLGSFEGKNLLSGFQLTIHPVPQTNYTIGYFPKGPLPDLPMLETLEKIGKSESCLFIKLEPNIFPNEQTDQFLKNNHCREGRPLFTRYTFQTDLTQSEDQLLALMKEKTRYNVKLAQKAGVSVFEDNSDGAFQNYLKLTFETTKRQKFFAHDRKYHELMWQTLRAANIAHLLTATYQGKTLVTWILFLFNGALYYPYGASSSENREVMASNLMMWEAMRWGKAHEVKTFDLWGALGPNPNPKDPWYGFHRFKEGYGGQLVEFIGSYDLVIQTYLYPLYNLADKLRWSYLKLRSHLPFS encoded by the coding sequence ATGTTAATCCGCGAAGTTTTAGAAACGGAAAAAGACGACTATGACCGCCAGGTTAATCATCCTTTGCAATCCTGGGCCTGGGGAGATTTCCGGCAAAAAACCGGTGTTAAAGTTATAAGACTTGGGTCTTTTGAAGGGAAAAATTTGCTCTCCGGTTTCCAGTTAACTATTCATCCTGTTCCACAAACTAATTACACTATCGGTTATTTCCCCAAAGGGCCCTTGCCCGACTTGCCCATGCTTGAAACTTTGGAAAAAATCGGCAAAAGTGAAAGTTGTCTCTTTATAAAATTAGAACCCAATATTTTTCCTAACGAGCAAACCGATCAATTTTTAAAAAATAATCATTGTCGGGAAGGACGCCCGCTTTTTACCCGTTATACTTTCCAAACTGATTTAACCCAGTCAGAAGATCAGCTTTTGGCCTTAATGAAAGAAAAAACCCGTTATAATGTTAAACTCGCCCAAAAAGCCGGTGTTTCGGTTTTTGAAGACAATTCAGACGGGGCTTTTCAAAATTATTTAAAATTGACTTTTGAAACGACCAAACGACAGAAATTTTTTGCCCATGACCGAAAATATCACGAACTCATGTGGCAAACGCTGCGGGCTGCCAATATCGCCCATCTTCTAACCGCCACTTACCAGGGAAAAACGCTGGTGACTTGGATTTTATTTTTATTCAACGGCGCTCTTTATTATCCTTACGGCGCTTCGTCAAGCGAAAACCGAGAGGTTATGGCCTCAAATTTGATGATGTGGGAAGCCATGCGCTGGGGCAAAGCTCATGAGGTTAAAACTTTTGACCTTTGGGGAGCTTTGGGTCCCAATCCAAACCCTAAGGATCCTTGGTATGGTTTTCACCGTTTTAAAGAAGGCTACGGCGGTCAATTGGTCGAATTTATCGGCAGTTATGATTTAGTCATTCAAACCTATCTTTATCCTCTTTATAATCTGGCTGATAAATTGCGCTGGTCGTATTTAAAACTAAGGTCGCATCTGCCATTTTCATGA
- a CDS encoding peptidoglycan bridge formation glycyltransferase FemA/FemB family protein: MEKIGWSADYFKNENITFRFYLKKIPFLGNFLKILRPDKSSMKQIDQLAKKYHAFAVQINYSPTKTLQLNLDLPLEKIYQQMSKEARYEIRKAKANKIKITNSSDIDLFADFWQKNALSRGFWLPFKKEIKSLYEAFHKNKENNQEAYLLFAHCYHDLNHSIKAIPIAGVLIIIHGKTASYFHAFSSPLGRKLKTPSLLIWESLKLAKEKHCRLFDFEGIYDERFPNKSWLGFTHFKKSFGGKEVEYPLTKTKFYFFGFQF; this comes from the coding sequence ATGGAAAAAATCGGCTGGTCGGCCGATTATTTTAAAAATGAGAACATCACCTTTAGGTTTTATTTGAAAAAAATTCCTTTTTTGGGAAATTTTCTTAAAATTCTTCGGCCGGATAAATCGTCAATGAAACAAATTGATCAGCTGGCTAAAAAATACCACGCTTTCGCCGTTCAGATTAATTACTCACCCACCAAAACTTTACAGCTTAATTTAGACTTACCGTTAGAAAAAATTTATCAGCAAATGTCGAAAGAGGCTCGTTACGAAATCAGAAAAGCCAAAGCCAATAAAATTAAAATTACGAATTCTTCCGATATTGATCTTTTTGCCGATTTTTGGCAAAAAAACGCCCTTAGCCGCGGTTTTTGGCTGCCTTTTAAAAAAGAAATAAAAAGTCTTTATGAAGCTTTCCATAAAAATAAGGAAAATAATCAAGAAGCTTATCTTCTCTTCGCCCATTGTTATCATGATTTAAATCATAGTATCAAGGCTATCCCCATAGCCGGGGTTTTGATTATAATTCATGGAAAAACGGCTTCTTATTTTCATGCCTTTTCCAGTCCGTTGGGCCGGAAATTAAAAACACCCTCTTTATTGATTTGGGAAAGTCTGAAATTGGCCAAAGAAAAACATTGCCGGCTTTTTGATTTTGAGGGGATTTATGATGAAAGATTTCCTAACAAATCCTGGTTAGGCTTTACGCATTTTAAAAAGAGCTTTGGAGGAAAAGAAGTTGAATACCCTTTAACCAAAACTAAATTTTACTTTTTCGGTTTTCAATTTTAA